A region of Streptomyces deccanensis DNA encodes the following proteins:
- a CDS encoding carbon-nitrogen family hydrolase, translating to MRASLIQIGVDEDESVDSRRRRVASLVRDQAGADLVVLPELWTTGAFAFESFAEAAEPLEGPTYEAMAKAASDTGVWLHAGSIPERGPDGTLYNTSLVFSPSGVLAAAYRKIHRFGFDKGEAVLMGAGAELVTLRLPDTTIGIATCYDLRFPELFRGLVDAGAEMFVLSAGWPERRRSHWTLLAQARAVENQAYVLACGTAGTHAGVPQAGHSIVVDPWGEVLGEAGPDEEVLTVDLDPTRVATTREQFPALKDRLLGLDTPRR from the coding sequence GTGCGCGCCTCGCTCATCCAGATCGGCGTAGACGAGGACGAATCGGTCGATTCGCGCAGGCGGCGGGTGGCCTCGCTGGTACGGGACCAGGCCGGCGCCGATCTCGTCGTCCTCCCGGAGCTCTGGACCACCGGCGCATTCGCGTTCGAATCCTTCGCCGAGGCCGCCGAACCGCTGGAAGGGCCCACGTACGAGGCGATGGCCAAGGCGGCGAGCGACACGGGCGTCTGGCTGCACGCGGGCTCGATCCCGGAGCGCGGCCCCGACGGAACCCTCTACAACACCTCCCTCGTCTTCTCACCGTCCGGCGTCCTCGCCGCCGCCTACCGCAAGATCCACCGCTTCGGCTTCGACAAGGGCGAGGCCGTGCTGATGGGCGCCGGCGCTGAGCTGGTGACGCTTCGCCTCCCGGACACGACCATCGGCATCGCCACCTGCTACGACCTGCGGTTCCCCGAGCTGTTCCGGGGCCTCGTGGACGCGGGCGCCGAGATGTTCGTGCTGTCGGCGGGCTGGCCGGAGCGCCGACGCTCCCACTGGACACTGCTGGCGCAGGCACGAGCCGTGGAGAACCAGGCCTACGTCCTCGCCTGTGGAACGGCCGGTACGCACGCGGGGGTTCCCCAAGCCGGTCACTCGATCGTGGTCGATCCGTGGGGCGAGGTCCTGGGCGAAGCGGGCCCGGACGAGGAGGTCCTCACGGTCGACCTCGACCCGACGAGGGTCGCGACCACACGCGAGCAGTTCCCGGCGCTGAAGGACCGGCTCCTGGGGCTGGACACACCGCGCCGCTGA
- a CDS encoding LURP-one-related/scramblase family protein: MRFLVRDRILGIGDDYWIEDENGRKAFLVDGKAMRLRDTFELKDTRGEVLIDIRRKMFALRDTMVVERGGEPLATVRRKRLSLLRNHFRVSLADGTELDVSGKILDREFVIEYDGELLAHISRRWLSVRETYGLDVVRDDADPALLIAVTVCVINLAEREREDD; encoded by the coding sequence ATGAGATTCCTCGTGCGCGACCGGATCCTCGGCATCGGTGACGACTACTGGATCGAGGACGAGAACGGCCGGAAGGCCTTCCTCGTCGACGGCAAGGCCATGCGGCTGCGGGACACCTTCGAGCTGAAGGACACCCGGGGCGAGGTGTTGATCGACATCCGCCGCAAGATGTTCGCGCTGCGCGACACGATGGTCGTCGAACGCGGCGGCGAGCCCCTCGCCACCGTCCGCCGCAAACGCCTCTCCCTCCTGCGCAACCACTTCCGGGTCTCCCTGGCGGACGGCACCGAACTCGACGTCAGCGGCAAGATCCTCGACCGTGAGTTCGTCATCGAGTACGACGGCGAACTCCTCGCGCACATCTCCCGCAGATGGCTGAGCGTCCGCGAGACCTACGGCCTCGACGTCGTTCGTGACGACGCGGACCCGGCCCTGCTGATCGCCGTGACGGTGTGCGTGATCAACCTGGCGGAGCGGGAGCGGGAGGACGACTGA
- a CDS encoding thioredoxin-like domain-containing protein: MSDSTNRHPAPRRVRVRAPELIGKGGWLNTGGKEYSLADLRGKIVVLDFWTFCCINCLHVLDELRELEEKHRDTVVVIGVHSPKFAHEADHGAVVDAVERYGVEHPVLDDPELATWKQYAVRAWPTLVVVDPEGYVVAQHAGEGHAHAIERLVAELETEHEDKGTLRRGDGPYVAPEPEPTVLRFPGKALPLPGGDFLVSDTTRHRLVRLAPDGETVVRHYGSGERGFVDGDAEDARFSEPQGLALLDGGAVVVADTVNHALRRLDPATGRVTTLAGTGRQWWQGSPTSGPAREIDLSSPWDVAVFGGKVWIAMAGVHQLWTYDPADRTVAVAAGTTNEGLVDGPGDEAWFAQPSGLAATPDRLWLADSETSALRWVDLDGAVHTAVGTGLFDFGHRDGPAEQALLQHPLGVTVLPDGSVAVSDTYNHALRRYDPATGEVTTLATDVREPSDAVLVGDDIVVVESARHRLTRLRLPEETVKVEAVAHRTRRAATEVAPGRLRLDVVFQAPAGQKLDERYGPSTRLLVSATPPELLLGGEGADTALSRELELDPSIPEGVLHVSAMAASCDDDPSQAYPACHVHQQDWGVPVRLTEGGTDRLPLVLAGMDEGDGDRA; the protein is encoded by the coding sequence ATGAGCGATTCCACGAACCGGCACCCGGCACCCCGCCGTGTCCGCGTCCGCGCCCCCGAGCTGATCGGGAAGGGCGGCTGGCTGAACACGGGCGGCAAGGAGTACAGCCTCGCTGACCTGCGGGGGAAGATAGTGGTGTTGGATTTCTGGACGTTCTGCTGCATCAACTGCCTGCATGTCCTCGACGAGCTGCGGGAGCTGGAGGAGAAGCACCGGGACACGGTGGTCGTCATCGGGGTGCACTCACCGAAGTTCGCGCACGAGGCGGACCACGGGGCGGTGGTCGACGCCGTCGAGCGGTACGGGGTGGAGCACCCGGTGCTCGACGACCCGGAGCTCGCCACCTGGAAGCAGTACGCGGTACGGGCCTGGCCCACGCTCGTGGTGGTCGACCCGGAGGGGTACGTGGTCGCCCAGCACGCGGGCGAGGGGCATGCGCACGCCATCGAGCGGCTGGTCGCCGAGCTGGAGACCGAGCACGAGGACAAGGGCACGCTGCGCCGCGGCGACGGGCCCTATGTGGCGCCGGAGCCCGAGCCGACGGTGCTGCGCTTCCCCGGAAAGGCCCTGCCCCTGCCGGGCGGCGACTTCCTCGTCAGCGACACCACCCGGCACCGACTGGTCCGGCTGGCGCCCGACGGCGAGACGGTCGTACGGCACTACGGCTCCGGCGAGCGCGGGTTCGTGGACGGCGACGCGGAAGACGCCCGCTTCAGCGAGCCACAGGGGCTGGCGCTGCTGGACGGCGGTGCCGTGGTCGTCGCCGACACGGTGAATCACGCACTGCGCCGGCTCGATCCGGCCACCGGGAGGGTCACGACGCTCGCGGGCACCGGCCGCCAGTGGTGGCAGGGCTCGCCGACCTCCGGGCCGGCGCGGGAGATCGACCTCTCCTCGCCGTGGGACGTGGCCGTGTTCGGCGGCAAGGTGTGGATCGCGATGGCAGGAGTCCACCAGCTGTGGACGTACGACCCGGCCGACCGCACCGTGGCCGTGGCGGCTGGCACGACCAACGAGGGTCTGGTGGACGGGCCGGGTGACGAGGCCTGGTTCGCACAGCCCTCGGGGCTCGCGGCGACCCCCGACCGGCTGTGGCTCGCCGACTCGGAGACGTCCGCGTTGCGCTGGGTGGACCTCGACGGGGCGGTTCACACGGCGGTCGGGACGGGGCTCTTCGACTTCGGGCACCGTGACGGCCCGGCCGAACAGGCGCTGCTGCAGCATCCGTTGGGCGTCACCGTCCTGCCCGACGGCTCGGTGGCGGTCAGCGACACCTACAACCACGCGCTCCGCCGCTACGACCCGGCGACGGGCGAGGTCACCACCCTGGCCACGGACGTGAGAGAGCCGAGCGACGCGGTGCTCGTCGGGGACGACATCGTGGTCGTCGAGTCTGCCCGGCACCGGCTGACCAGGCTGCGGCTGCCGGAGGAGACGGTGAAGGTGGAGGCCGTCGCCCACCGCACCCGGCGAGCGGCCACCGAAGTCGCCCCCGGCAGGCTGCGGTTGGACGTGGTGTTCCAGGCACCGGCGGGGCAGAAGCTCGACGAGCGGTACGGGCCTTCGACGAGGCTGCTCGTCTCCGCCACCCCGCCCGAGCTGCTGCTCGGGGGCGAGGGCGCGGACACGGCCCTGTCCCGTGAGCTCGAACTGGACCCGTCCATACCCGAGGGCGTCCTCCACGTCTCGGCGATGGCCGCCTCCTGCGACGACGACCCCTCCCAGGCGTACCCGGCCTGCCATGTGCACCAGCAGGACTGGGGCGTGCCGGTCCGGCTCACGGAGGGCGGCACGGACCGGCTGCCGCTGGTGCTGGCGGGGATGGACGAGGGCGACGGCGACAGGGCCTGA
- a CDS encoding M18 family aminopeptidase → MRTPPRFDRGHTDDLMTFLASSPTPYHAVASAAERLEKAGFRQVSETDAWDGSLGGRYVLRGGAIIAWYVPKGAHPHTPFRIIGAHTDSPNLRVKPRPDSGAHGWRQVAVEIYGGPLMNSWLDRDLGIAGRLSLRDGTSRLVNVDRPLLRVPQLAIHLDRTVTSDGLKLDKQRHLQPVWGLGDDVRDGDLIAFLEEEAGLPKGEVTGWDLMTHSVEPPAYLGRDNELLAGPRMDNLLSVHAGTAALAALAGAGDDLPCIPVLAAFDHEENGSQSDTGADGPLLGGVLERSVLARGGSLEDRARAFAGSVCLSSDTGHAVHPNYAERHDPTHHPRADAGPILKVNVNNRYATDGSGRAVFAAACEKAGVPFQTFVSNNSMPCGTTIGPITAARHGIRTVDIGVAILSMHSVRELCGAKDPYLLANALAAFLEG, encoded by the coding sequence ATGCGCACACCCCCACGCTTCGATCGCGGCCACACCGACGACCTCATGACCTTCCTGGCGAGCAGCCCGACCCCGTACCACGCGGTGGCGAGCGCCGCGGAACGGCTGGAGAAGGCAGGCTTCCGACAGGTCTCGGAGACCGACGCGTGGGACGGCTCGCTGGGCGGCCGGTACGTGCTGCGCGGGGGCGCGATCATCGCCTGGTACGTCCCGAAGGGCGCCCACCCCCACACCCCCTTCCGCATCATCGGTGCCCATACCGACTCCCCCAATCTGCGGGTCAAACCCCGCCCCGACAGCGGCGCCCACGGCTGGCGCCAGGTCGCCGTCGAGATCTACGGCGGCCCGCTGATGAACTCCTGGCTCGACCGCGACCTCGGCATCGCCGGCCGGCTCTCCCTGCGCGACGGCACCAGCCGCCTCGTCAACGTCGACAGACCTCTCCTGCGCGTCCCCCAACTCGCCATCCACCTCGACCGGACAGTCACCTCCGACGGCCTCAAGCTCGACAAGCAGCGCCACCTCCAGCCCGTCTGGGGCCTCGGCGACGACGTCCGCGACGGCGACCTGATCGCCTTCCTCGAGGAGGAGGCGGGTCTCCCCAAGGGCGAGGTCACCGGCTGGGACCTGATGACCCACTCCGTCGAACCGCCCGCCTACCTCGGCCGCGACAACGAACTGCTCGCCGGCCCCCGCATGGACAACCTCCTCTCCGTGCACGCCGGTACCGCCGCACTCGCCGCACTCGCCGGCGCGGGCGACGACCTCCCCTGCATCCCCGTCCTCGCCGCCTTCGACCACGAGGAGAACGGCTCCCAGTCCGACACCGGCGCCGACGGCCCACTGCTCGGCGGGGTACTGGAGCGCTCGGTCCTCGCCCGCGGCGGCTCCCTCGAGGACCGGGCACGGGCCTTCGCCGGCTCCGTCTGTCTCTCCTCCGACACCGGCCACGCCGTCCACCCCAACTACGCGGAGCGCCACGACCCCACGCACCACCCCCGCGCGGACGCCGGCCCGATCCTGAAGGTCAACGTCAACAACCGCTACGCCACCGACGGTTCGGGCCGCGCCGTCTTCGCCGCCGCCTGCGAGAAGGCCGGTGTGCCGTTCCAGACGTTCGTCTCCAACAACTCCATGCCCTGCGGCACCACCATCGGCCCCATCACCGCCGCCCGGCACGGCATCCGCACCGTCGACATCGGCGTCGCCATCCTCTCGATGCACAGCGTCCGCGAGCTGTGCGGCGCGAAGGACCCCTACCTCCTGGCGAACGCCCTGGCAGCCTTCCTGGAGGGCTGA
- a CDS encoding acyl-CoA dehydrogenase, giving the protein MGHYKSNLRDIEFNLFEVLGRDKLYGTGPFAEMDTDTAKSILEELTRLAENELAESFIDADRNPPVFDPETNTAPVPASFKKSYKAFMESEYWRLGLPEEIGGTTAPRSLIWSYAELLLGANPAVWMYASGPAFAGILYDEGNDVQKKIAQIAVDRTWGSTMVLTEPDAGSDVGAGRTKAVQQEDGSWHIEGVKRFITSGEHDMEENILHYVLARPEGHGPGTKGLSLFLVPKYLFDFETGELGERNGVYATNVEHKMGLKASNTCEMTFGDRHPAKGWLIGDKHDGIRQMFRIIEFARMMVGTKAISTLSTGYLNALEYAKERVQGPDLANFMDKTAPKVTITHHPDVRRSLMTQKAYAEGMRALVLYTASIQDEIQVKEAAGEDFSALEALNDLLLPIVKGYGSEKGYEQLAQSLQTFGGSGFLQEYPIEQYIRDAKIDTLYEGTTAIQGQDFFFRKIVRNQGAALNSLAEEIKKFLALGEGGEQLEGAREHLAKAAVELEAIVGLLLTDLAATEQDVKNIYKVGLNTTRLLMASGDVVVGYLLLKGAAVAAEKLPTASAKDKPFYTGKIAAAKFFAANVLPGVTLARKISEGVDLDLMELDEAAF; this is encoded by the coding sequence ATGGGGCACTACAAGTCGAATCTCCGCGACATCGAGTTCAACCTCTTCGAGGTCCTCGGGCGCGACAAGCTGTACGGCACCGGCCCGTTCGCGGAGATGGACACGGACACCGCCAAGAGCATCCTGGAGGAGCTGACCCGCCTCGCGGAGAACGAGCTGGCGGAGTCCTTCATCGACGCCGACCGCAACCCCCCGGTCTTCGACCCGGAGACCAACACCGCTCCGGTACCGGCGTCCTTCAAGAAGAGCTACAAGGCCTTCATGGAGTCCGAGTACTGGCGGCTCGGCCTCCCCGAGGAGATCGGCGGCACTACCGCGCCGCGCTCCCTGATCTGGTCCTACGCGGAGCTGCTGCTCGGCGCGAACCCGGCCGTGTGGATGTACGCCTCCGGCCCGGCGTTCGCCGGCATCCTCTACGACGAGGGCAACGACGTACAGAAGAAGATCGCCCAGATAGCGGTGGACCGGACCTGGGGCTCCACCATGGTGCTCACCGAGCCGGACGCGGGCTCGGACGTCGGCGCCGGCCGCACCAAGGCGGTCCAGCAGGAGGACGGCTCCTGGCACATCGAGGGCGTCAAGCGCTTCATCACCTCCGGTGAGCACGACATGGAGGAGAACATCCTCCACTACGTCCTCGCCCGCCCCGAGGGCCACGGCCCCGGCACCAAGGGCCTGTCCCTCTTCCTCGTCCCGAAGTACCTCTTCGACTTCGAGACCGGCGAGCTGGGCGAGCGCAACGGCGTCTACGCCACCAACGTCGAGCACAAGATGGGCCTCAAGGCCTCCAACACCTGCGAGATGACCTTCGGCGACCGCCACCCCGCCAAGGGCTGGCTGATCGGCGACAAGCACGACGGCATCCGCCAGATGTTCCGCATCATCGAGTTCGCCCGCATGATGGTCGGCACGAAGGCGATCTCCACGCTCTCCACGGGCTACCTGAACGCGCTGGAGTACGCCAAGGAGCGCGTCCAGGGCCCCGACCTGGCGAACTTCATGGACAAGACCGCGCCCAAGGTCACCATCACCCACCACCCCGACGTGCGCCGCTCGCTCATGACGCAGAAGGCGTACGCGGAGGGCATGCGCGCCCTCGTCCTCTACACGGCCTCCATCCAGGACGAGATCCAGGTCAAGGAGGCGGCCGGCGAGGACTTCTCCGCCCTGGAGGCGCTGAACGACCTGCTCCTGCCCATCGTCAAGGGCTACGGCTCCGAGAAGGGCTACGAGCAGCTCGCCCAGTCCCTGCAGACCTTCGGCGGCTCCGGCTTCCTGCAGGAGTACCCGATCGAGCAGTACATCCGCGACGCCAAGATCGACACCCTCTACGAGGGCACCACCGCGATCCAGGGCCAGGACTTCTTCTTCCGGAAGATCGTCCGCAACCAGGGCGCCGCGCTCAACTCCCTCGCCGAGGAGATCAAGAAGTTCCTGGCCCTCGGAGAGGGCGGCGAGCAGCTGGAGGGGGCCCGCGAGCACCTCGCCAAGGCCGCCGTCGAGCTGGAGGCCATCGTCGGCCTCCTGCTCACCGACCTGGCCGCCACCGAGCAGGACGTCAAGAACATCTACAAGGTGGGCCTGAACACCACCCGCCTGCTGATGGCCTCCGGTGACGTCGTCGTCGGCTACCTGCTCCTCAAGGGCGCCGCCGTCGCCGCCGAGAAGCTGCCCACCGCCTCCGCCAAGGACAAGCCCTTCTACACCGGCAAGATCGCGGCGGCGAAGTTCTTCGCGGCCAACGTGCTCCCGGGCGTCACCCTCGCCCGCAAGATCTCCGAGGGTGTCGACCTGGACCTGATGGAGCTGGACGAGGCGGCGTTCTAG
- a CDS encoding SseB family protein: MYGYDQSAGPQQQYAPPPQQQMPGQMPGGQMGGGYGQQPPLYPEPSPPSLADAVRAFTTGQMAAEDFQQVFASSKVYCPRGDNPGFLALHNTQQPVIPMFTSLKELRRYAGKESKYFVITGAEVIDLLPTGYGFVLDMEGEHRMVFDAKAVEQMVEFAMRRMYG; the protein is encoded by the coding sequence ATGTACGGCTACGACCAGAGCGCCGGCCCCCAGCAGCAGTACGCCCCGCCGCCGCAGCAGCAGATGCCCGGGCAGATGCCCGGCGGCCAGATGGGGGGCGGCTACGGGCAGCAGCCACCCCTGTATCCGGAGCCGTCTCCGCCCTCCCTCGCGGACGCGGTACGGGCCTTCACCACCGGGCAGATGGCGGCGGAGGACTTCCAGCAGGTCTTCGCGTCGTCGAAGGTGTACTGCCCGCGCGGCGACAACCCCGGGTTCCTGGCGCTGCACAACACCCAGCAGCCGGTGATCCCGATGTTCACCTCGCTCAAGGAGCTCCGCCGGTACGCCGGCAAGGAGTCCAAGTACTTCGTGATCACCGGTGCGGAGGTGATCGATCTGCTGCCGACCGGGTACGGCTTCGTCCTCGACATGGAGGGGGAGCACCGGATGGTGTTCGACGCGAAGGCGGTGGAGCAGATGGTGGAGTTCGCGATGCGGCGGATGTATGGCTAG
- a CDS encoding pirin family protein, with the protein MPAVTVENPLILPRVAAPTDAVARPVLAVTTAPSGFEGEGFPVRRAFAGINYQHLDPFIMMDQMGEVDYAPGEPKGTPWHPHRGFETVTYIIDGIFDHQDSHGGGGTITNGDTQWMTAGSGLLHIEAPPESLVMSGGLFHGIQLWVNLPARDKMMSPKYQDIRGGQVQLLTTPDGGALLRVIAGELDGHQGPGVTHTPITLLHATVAPGAEITLPWREDFNALAYVLAGRGSVGADRRPIHLGQTAVFGAGSSITFRADEQQDSNAPDLEIVLLGGQPIREPMAHYGPFVMNTREELQQAFEDFQKGRLGTIPAVHGMTPEGL; encoded by the coding sequence ATGCCCGCAGTGACCGTCGAGAACCCGCTGATCCTGCCCCGTGTCGCCGCACCGACCGACGCGGTGGCCCGCCCGGTGCTCGCCGTGACGACCGCGCCCAGTGGCTTCGAGGGCGAGGGCTTCCCGGTCCGACGCGCCTTCGCCGGGATCAACTACCAGCACCTCGACCCGTTCATCATGATGGACCAGATGGGCGAGGTGGACTACGCGCCGGGAGAGCCGAAGGGCACCCCCTGGCACCCCCATCGCGGCTTCGAGACCGTCACCTACATCATCGACGGGATCTTCGACCACCAGGACAGCCACGGCGGTGGCGGCACCATCACCAACGGCGACACCCAGTGGATGACGGCCGGCTCCGGCCTGCTCCACATCGAGGCGCCGCCGGAGTCCCTCGTCATGTCCGGCGGTCTGTTCCACGGCATCCAGCTGTGGGTGAACCTCCCGGCCCGGGACAAGATGATGTCGCCCAAGTACCAGGACATCCGCGGTGGCCAGGTGCAGCTGCTCACCACCCCCGACGGCGGCGCGCTCCTCCGTGTCATCGCCGGTGAGCTGGACGGCCACCAGGGGCCGGGCGTCACCCACACCCCGATCACCCTGCTCCACGCGACCGTCGCGCCGGGTGCGGAGATCACCCTGCCGTGGCGCGAGGACTTCAACGCGCTCGCCTACGTCCTCGCCGGGCGCGGCAGCGTCGGTGCGGACCGGCGGCCGATCCACCTCGGTCAGACGGCCGTCTTCGGCGCGGGCTCCTCGATCACCTTCCGCGCGGACGAGCAGCAGGACTCCAACGCGCCCGACCTGGAGATCGTGCTCCTCGGCGGACAGCCGATCCGTGAGCCGATGGCCCACTACGGCCCGTTCGTCATGAACACCCGCGAGGAACTGCAGCAGGCCTTCGAGGACTTCCAGAAGGGCCGACTGGGGACGATCCCGGCGGTTCACGGGATGACCCCCGAAGGGCTGTAG